CTTTGAAGGAGGCTGTTATGCCAAATGCATAGATCTGTCACCAGAAAGTGATCCCGTTATTTGGGAAGCCATTCGTTATGGAGCAGTGATGGAAAATGTGATCATAGACCCAATAACTTTAGAACCTAGTTATGACAATGCGAGTATAACACAAAACACACGAGTAGCTTATCCGATTGATTTTGTAAAACAACGGATATATAAACAACGAATAGACAGACATCCTTCCGTCATTATATTTCTTACTTGTGATCTGTACGGAGTTTTACCGCCAGTTGCTCGTTTAACACAGGAGCAGGCTACGTATTACTTTGTAAGTGGTTATACCGCTCTGGTAGGTAGTACTGAAGTTGATCAAGTAGAAACCATTAAAGCAACATTTAGTACTTGCTTTGGCGCTCCTTTTTTTCCTAGACCACCCGAAGTATATGCATCACTTCTCAAGCAACGGTTATCCAACAGTGCAGCACAAGTATATTTAGTTAATACTGGTTGGACACAAAGAAGTTATGGACAAGGTTATCGCTTTCCCATTGCCATAACGCGCAAAATTATACATGCAATTCTGCATGGCCATCTGAATGAAGCTGAATATAGTCTATTACCTGGTTTCAGGCTATCTATACCTAAAGCACTTCCTGATATTGATCCAATGTTATTAGATCCTAGAAAGAACTGGAAAAACGCTTTGGAATATAATGCAAAATTGAAAGAGCTTATCGTACAATTTTTAGAGAATGCACAACGTTTAAATTTCAGTCAAAGCATCCAGTCAGCTGGTCCAACACTCGAAGATCTCTAGCATTAACAGAAATTATGTAAAATCTATACAATTATGTCATATTTTTTTGCTAAAAATAACAGAAAAAAAACCACTACACACCAGCAAAGCCTTATCTTTGGCTCTAGAGCAGTTATGGAAACCATACTGGCTGGAAGAACCATAGAGAAAATTTTTCTGCAGAGAGCGTTAAAAACACCCCTTGCAAAGGAACTATACGACCTTATTTGTAAATATGAAATTCCTTTTAGTTATGTTCCAACGGAAAAGTTAAGTAGACTTTCTCATGGAAATCATCAAGGTGTAGTAGCTATTATATCTCCCATTGCTTTCGCACCTTTGGAAGTGATTATTCAAAATACTTTTGAAAAAGGGAAAATACCCTTGATCCTGATTTTAGATGGTGTTACAGATGTGCATAATTTGGGCGCTATTGCTCGTACAGCGCTCTGCATGGGGGTAGATGCATTGGTGATACCTAGTCATCGTAGCGCGTCTGTCTCTGGAGCAGCTATGAAAACTTCTGCAGGAGCACTGTCCATGTTACCAGTTTGCCGTGTTGCTAGTTTAAAAGTAGCATTGCAATACCTACAAGAAAGTGGACTGGCTATATTTGCCTGTCATGAAAAAGCATCTCAGGAATTATATACATCTGATTTAAGACTTCCTGCTGCTATTATTTTGGGCGGAGAAGATAGCGGAATAGCCGTAGAACATTTAAATTTAGCTACTTATCAAATTAAAATTCCAATTCGGGGGCCTATTGCTTCTTTAAATGTATCAGTGGCAACTGGCATGATACTTTATGAAGTATTGCGGCAACGTCTTTTATAATTCCTTATTTTTTCTTATTATACCTATCAAAGGTTTATAGTATGTCAAATGTATAAAAGTTTAAAAAGTGTAAAAAATTACCTAATTCTTAAATATTAGGCAATCTTAATATTGAGATACTCACGTACAGCATACATTTAAAATGTAAAGGAAAAATATTAGTATTTGTACCATAAGTGGCTTTATGCACATTTCTCTTTATATAAAATATTGATGTCTTTGTAGTAAATTTTGTGGTGGTGCTATAGTTATATATTGCTAATAACCAAGTAATTCCTCTATTTATACCAGTGATTATTATCATGATTGCGTTTTTGCATATTAGCAATGAAATATAAAATATACAGTAAAAGTTTTAGTAGTACATTTGCTGATATATTAGATATAATTAAAATATATTTATTTAATAATCAATGATTTTTATAAAAACCAAAAAGGGCTTTCGGAAGATCTGATCTATGTAAATCAACTTATTTAAATATGAAAAAAAAACAAAAGAGAATACCATTTTTAATCTGTTTTATTGCATTTTTTATGTTCGGGTGTGATAGTGATAATCTTATTCAAAAAGCATTTGAATTTCCACAATATTCATGGGATGTAGACAAAAAGGTATTTTTTGAATTTAATATAGACACTTCAGATCAGCCCTATGATCTAGTTTTGCTTTTGAATAATAATGCTACATATCCTTATCAGAATCTTTATATAAGATATTATTTAGAAGGAGAAGAAGTTTCTGAAAGTGCGATTATTGAACTACAACTATTTAATAAAAAAACGGGGAAACCATTAGGATATGGATGGGGAAAAACTAAATTACATCAGATTTGTTTGTTTTCT
This genomic interval from Cardinium endosymbiont of Culicoides punctatus contains the following:
- the rlmB gene encoding 23S rRNA (guanosine(2251)-2'-O)-methyltransferase RlmB, encoding MSYFFAKNNRKKTTTHQQSLIFGSRAVMETILAGRTIEKIFLQRALKTPLAKELYDLICKYEIPFSYVPTEKLSRLSHGNHQGVVAIISPIAFAPLEVIIQNTFEKGKIPLILILDGVTDVHNLGAIARTALCMGVDALVIPSHRSASVSGAAMKTSAGALSMLPVCRVASLKVALQYLQESGLAIFACHEKASQELYTSDLRLPAAIILGGEDSGIAVEHLNLATYQIKIPIRGPIASLNVSVATGMILYEVLRQRLL
- a CDS encoding phosphoenolpyruvate carboxykinase (ATP), which produces MSSRKSMYLDLSVHELIEQAIQRGEGILAANGTLSITTGKRTGRSPNDKFFVKTSDTANEIAWGTINHGIEEKVFQKLWDKTLDYLDTVDTFVSNLQVCADTKHYLPIKMISEYAWHNLFACQLFIRPQDFYGKENEKQEWTILSAPGLRTDPVYDETNSDATLIIHLTERKVLLCGHHYAGEIKKAIFSVLNYLLPPQNVLPMHCSANVSKQGDIALFFGLSGTGKTTLSADPKRYLIGDDEHGWSEEAIFNFEGGCYAKCIDLSPESDPVIWEAIRYGAVMENVIIDPITLEPSYDNASITQNTRVAYPIDFVKQRIYKQRIDRHPSVIIFLTCDLYGVLPPVARLTQEQATYYFVSGYTALVGSTEVDQVETIKATFSTCFGAPFFPRPPEVYASLLKQRLSNSAAQVYLVNTGWTQRSYGQGYRFPIAITRKIIHAILHGHLNEAEYSLLPGFRLSIPKALPDIDPMLLDPRKNWKNALEYNAKLKELIVQFLENAQRLNFSQSIQSAGPTLEDL
- a CDS encoding gliding motility lipoprotein GldH codes for the protein MKKKQKRIPFLICFIAFFMFGCDSDNLIQKAFEFPQYSWDVDKKVFFEFNIDTSDQPYDLVLLLNNNATYPYQNLYIRYYLEGEEVSESAIIELQLFNKKTGKPLGYGWGKTKLHQICLFSNFIFKKAGIYRFQLEHVMRQKVLLGIERVVLNVQPKKLNKKENE